A genomic window from Chaetodon trifascialis isolate fChaTrf1 chromosome 22, fChaTrf1.hap1, whole genome shotgun sequence includes:
- the LOC139350639 gene encoding histone H4, with translation MSGRGKGGKGLGKGGAKRHRKVLRDNIQGITKPAIRRLARRGGVKRISGLIYEETRGVLKVFLENVIRDAVTYTEHAKRKTVTAMDVVYALKRQGRTLYGFGG, from the coding sequence ATGAGCGGCCGcggaaaaggagggaaaggcCTCGGCAAAGGAGGCGCCAAGCGCCACCGGAAGGTTCTCCGTGACAACATCCAGGGAATCACCAAGCCCGCCATCCGCCGCCTGGCCCGCCGCGGCGGAGTCAAGCGCATCTCCGGTCTCATCTACGAGGAGACCCGCGGAGTGCTCAAGGTCTTCCTGGAGAACGTCATCCGGGACGCCGTCACCTACACCGAGCACGCCAAGAGGAAGACCGTCACCGCCATGGACGTGGTCTACGCGCTCAAGAGGCAGGGGCGCACCCTCTACGGCTTCGGCggttaa